In a genomic window of Virgibacillus sp. SK37:
- a CDS encoding YeiH family protein produces MATEAQQIKTQKDPNSLPMWIAGVAFTFFIAFLGFLLAKVPGFNQVGQLASAIIIAVAYRQIFGYPEMIRPGITFSTKKLLRLAIILYGLKLNIDTVFQDGLGLLARDALIIAFAIGVTVWLARVFKADKNISLLLGVGTGVCGAAAIAAVAPIVKAKDEDTAIGVGIIALMGTVFAILYTVLRPILPLDAIDYGIWSGTSLHELAHVAIAAEPAGDSALAIALLAKLGRVFLLVPLCFIFIYFMKRKSRGNEEDQNKVAFPYFLIGFIVMSILGSYVFGAGQALPVSEGAMEGVYTLTAWLLTAAMVGLGLNVSLQDLRTRALKPLIAMTITSVFVSLLAFFII; encoded by the coding sequence ATGGCAACGGAAGCACAACAAATTAAAACACAAAAAGATCCCAATTCACTTCCTATGTGGATTGCTGGGGTAGCATTTACTTTTTTTATTGCATTTTTAGGATTTCTATTAGCGAAAGTTCCTGGTTTTAATCAAGTAGGGCAACTAGCATCTGCCATTATTATTGCTGTAGCTTATCGGCAGATTTTTGGGTACCCGGAAATGATTCGTCCTGGAATTACATTTTCAACTAAGAAATTGCTGAGATTGGCGATTATCTTATATGGCCTTAAATTAAATATTGATACAGTATTTCAGGATGGCCTGGGCCTGCTTGCCCGAGATGCTTTGATTATCGCATTCGCAATAGGGGTTACAGTTTGGTTGGCACGTGTATTTAAAGCAGATAAAAATATTTCCTTGCTACTGGGTGTTGGTACAGGAGTATGTGGAGCAGCAGCAATTGCTGCAGTCGCGCCAATTGTAAAAGCCAAAGATGAAGATACGGCAATCGGTGTGGGCATTATAGCTTTAATGGGTACTGTTTTTGCTATTCTTTATACCGTGTTAAGACCAATTTTGCCATTAGATGCTATCGATTATGGAATCTGGTCAGGAACCAGTCTGCATGAGCTTGCCCATGTTGCTATTGCTGCAGAGCCAGCAGGTGACAGTGCGCTTGCCATTGCTTTGCTCGCAAAGCTTGGTCGTGTATTTTTACTAGTACCCCTTTGTTTCATCTTCATTTATTTTATGAAGAGAAAAAGTAGAGGAAATGAGGAGGACCAGAATAAAGTCGCTTTTCCTTACTTTTTAATAGGATTCATTGTAATGAGTATTTTAGGAAGCTATGTATTTGGTGCAGGGCAAGCTTTACCAGTATCTGAAGGGGCTATGGAAGGTGTCTACACATTAACTGCTTGGTTACTAACAGCTGCAATGGTTGGACTCGGACTTAATGTCAGCCTGCAAGATTTACGAACAAGGGCCTTAAAGCCACTTATAGCAATGACGATTACATCAGTTTTCGTTTCTCTTTTAGCCTTTTTCATTATATAA
- a CDS encoding DUF4956 domain-containing protein produces the protein MEIFDQLANGFNGTNSSILMSLVAMAIAAVLSLIITKIYHITFTGERYSQAFVHTIIIMSVVVSVVMNVVSGNAGVAFGLFAVFSLIRFRSAVTDAKDIAYIFFGLCVGMTSGFFQFDLAVILTVFASLLFYLLYKFEYGKGKDTQILKVTVPENLNHENLLDDIFIEYTLSHDLRQVETTNLGTMILYTYSIRSKNATKDKELLDRIREKTRI, from the coding sequence ATGGAGATTTTTGATCAGTTAGCTAACGGTTTTAATGGAACGAACTCATCTATCCTTATGAGTTTGGTTGCAATGGCTATTGCAGCAGTTTTAAGTTTAATCATAACAAAAATTTATCATATTACTTTTACAGGAGAAAGATACTCCCAAGCATTTGTCCATACAATTATTATTATGAGTGTGGTTGTGTCCGTTGTAATGAATGTCGTTAGTGGTAATGCTGGAGTTGCCTTTGGACTATTTGCCGTATTTTCTCTTATCCGCTTTCGTAGTGCTGTAACTGACGCAAAGGATATTGCTTATATCTTCTTTGGTTTATGTGTAGGTATGACAAGCGGTTTTTTTCAATTTGACTTAGCAGTTATTTTGACTGTTTTTGCAAGCTTATTATTCTACTTACTTTATAAGTTTGAATACGGAAAGGGCAAGGATACACAAATTCTAAAGGTTACTGTTCCAGAAAATCTTAACCATGAAAACCTGCTTGATGATATATTTATCGAATATACACTCAGTCATGATCTACGCCAAGTGGAAACAACGAACTTAGGTACCATGATATTATACACATACTCTATTAGAAGTAAAAATGCTACCAAGGATAAAGAATTGCTTGATAGAATTCGTGAAAAAACGCGAATTTAA
- a CDS encoding LysR family transcriptional regulator, whose product MDQHLKIFLTVAEMQNFSRAAEEHHMTQPAVSQYIRTFEEMIGTRLLERNNKYVRLNKAGEIVYHHGKEILGLYTKMQNLVDDLTNKASGRLFIGASYTFGEYVLPRIISSLQDIYPDIHPEVTIGNTTKISDLVATNQLDVGIIEGQFIDEKLIAEELAEDAMVVVASVNHPLTEKKGKIPREALQKETWVVREEGSGTREATEKVFRQFNLSPEKLMNFSSTQLIKESVEVGLGISLLSQWTIQKELKNNDLKILEVAGLPLQRKFSIVTNSRFQTKALEVFLSILRKNKLLMTL is encoded by the coding sequence ATGGATCAACACCTAAAAATCTTTTTAACTGTAGCAGAAATGCAGAACTTTTCACGTGCGGCTGAGGAACATCATATGACACAGCCAGCGGTTAGCCAATATATCCGAACATTTGAGGAAATGATTGGAACTAGATTGCTAGAGAGAAATAATAAATACGTTCGTTTAAATAAAGCAGGTGAAATTGTATATCATCATGGAAAAGAGATATTGGGATTGTATACAAAAATGCAAAATTTAGTTGACGACCTTACTAATAAAGCAAGTGGACGATTGTTTATTGGTGCTAGTTATACATTTGGTGAATACGTGCTTCCGCGTATTATCTCCAGTCTTCAGGATATCTATCCAGATATTCATCCAGAGGTTACGATTGGTAATACGACTAAAATTTCAGATCTGGTAGCTACGAATCAATTAGATGTTGGAATTATAGAAGGCCAATTTATTGATGAAAAGTTAATTGCTGAAGAACTGGCAGAGGATGCAATGGTTGTTGTTGCTTCAGTTAACCATCCGTTAACGGAGAAAAAGGGAAAAATCCCAAGAGAAGCTTTGCAGAAGGAAACGTGGGTGGTCAGGGAGGAAGGTTCTGGAACAAGAGAAGCAACAGAAAAAGTTTTTAGGCAATTTAATTTATCGCCGGAAAAGCTTATGAATTTCAGTAGTACACAACTTATAAAGGAATCAGTTGAAGTTGGTTTAGGTATAAGTTTACTCTCCCAATGGACAATTCAAAAAGAGTTGAAAAATAACGATTTAAAAATATTGGAGGTTGCTGGTTTGCCACTACAACGGAAATTTTCCATCGTGACAAATTCGCGATTTCAAACAAAGGCACTCGAGGTGTTTTTGTCGATCTTGCGTAAAAATAAGTTACTGATGACTTTATAA
- a CDS encoding carboxymuconolactone decarboxylase family protein — translation MEENYEELENYFDQSIMDYKQGSSRFEKSFPKVTKAYFDFTDACFEKGAIDKKEKQLIALGISVYAQDEYCIIYHTKGAVDNGATEEEFMEAISVSAALGGGAAFAQGVTLAMDTFDHYKMKQ, via the coding sequence TTGGAAGAAAATTATGAGGAACTGGAAAATTATTTTGATCAATCTATTATGGATTATAAACAAGGAAGCAGCAGATTTGAGAAAAGCTTCCCTAAAGTTACCAAAGCATATTTTGATTTCACAGACGCTTGTTTTGAAAAAGGAGCTATTGATAAGAAAGAAAAGCAACTAATTGCCCTTGGTATCAGTGTTTATGCCCAAGATGAATACTGCATCATTTACCACACAAAGGGAGCAGTAGACAACGGAGCAACAGAAGAGGAATTTATGGAGGCTATTTCAGTTAGTGCAGCTTTAGGAGGAGGCGCTGCCTTCGCTCAAGGAGTAACGTTAGCGATGGATACGTTTGATCACTACAAAATGAAACAGTGA
- a CDS encoding universal stress protein, producing MNTILLATDGSAYSEHATEMAKTYLKAWPEAKLVVLYVTAKDYYAYDFIPDVVDEAEKEITERIKNTIEKQLADSQNKVHFLHKTGHPSKTICDVANEQDADLIILGSHGRGIIDRALLGSVAHGVLQRAEQPVLVVKK from the coding sequence ATGAATACAATTCTCTTAGCTACAGATGGATCAGCGTATTCGGAGCATGCAACTGAAATGGCGAAAACCTATTTAAAGGCATGGCCAGAGGCAAAACTAGTTGTATTGTATGTGACAGCAAAGGATTATTACGCCTATGACTTCATCCCCGATGTGGTCGATGAGGCTGAAAAGGAAATTACTGAACGTATCAAAAATACTATAGAGAAGCAGCTCGCTGATTCCCAAAATAAAGTTCATTTCCTTCATAAAACGGGGCATCCAAGTAAGACTATCTGCGATGTCGCGAATGAACAGGATGCTGACCTTATTATTTTAGGAAGTCACGGACGAGGTATTATTGATCGGGCCTTACTTGGCAGTGTTGCTCATGGTGTGCTTCAACGTGCCGAGCAACCTGTGCTCGTTGTTAAAAAATAA
- a CDS encoding TrmB family transcriptional regulator has product MLQQFGFTQYESQVYQALATSNEPLDPSRVVKRSGVPRAKVYEVLHRLGEKGVILESTTEKKRVYAALPIEMLVEKLKGDFNYKIEKLKKMEATDIPTDDRVWTLKDDQSIQVVLKELIQEATASIFISGWAEDLQNVLPLLENKYAQGLQVTMHVIGQLETVLSDVSVLIPDDYHDSLEQSRTIIIDEREMLFAGIENMEWQAIRTQSRPLVKFFTEFFYHDIALTEITRKYKDIVVKDTEIRNVLMKLRY; this is encoded by the coding sequence ATGCTACAACAATTTGGTTTTACTCAATATGAAAGCCAAGTTTATCAAGCCTTGGCTACAAGCAATGAACCTCTGGATCCGTCTAGGGTTGTCAAACGCTCTGGCGTGCCGCGTGCTAAAGTTTATGAGGTACTTCATCGTTTGGGTGAAAAAGGTGTAATCCTTGAATCAACAACGGAAAAGAAAAGAGTATATGCTGCTTTGCCGATAGAAATGTTAGTTGAAAAATTAAAAGGTGACTTTAACTATAAAATAGAAAAGTTAAAAAAGATGGAAGCAACAGATATACCTACAGATGATCGTGTCTGGACATTGAAGGATGATCAGTCTATACAGGTTGTCTTAAAAGAGTTAATCCAGGAAGCAACTGCTTCTATCTTTATCTCAGGTTGGGCAGAGGATTTACAGAATGTACTACCCTTACTAGAAAACAAGTATGCACAGGGGCTTCAAGTTACCATGCATGTGATTGGTCAGTTAGAAACAGTCCTTTCTGATGTTTCTGTCCTTATTCCTGATGATTACCATGATAGCCTGGAACAAAGTCGGACCATAATTATTGACGAGCGGGAAATGCTTTTTGCCGGTATAGAAAACATGGAGTGGCAAGCAATTCGTACGCAATCGCGTCCACTTGTTAAGTTTTTTACAGAATTCTTTTATCATGATATAGCCTTGACGGAAATTACCAGAAAGTATAAAGATATTGTGGTAAAAGATACGGAGATACGAAACGTTTTAATGAAATTAAGGTATTAA
- a CDS encoding MerR family transcriptional regulator has translation MKMKVKEVADLVGISVRTLHYYDQIGLLTPEYSNPSGYRMYSDQDLEKLQQIMFFRQLGFPLKKIKEIMNDPGFDQREALEMQRKLLLEKRNRLDQVIKTINKSIRHMKGEVNMSKKERFEGFDFSNNPYEDEARRRWGDNAVDQTNNKLNHMNANDKKELQQQFNDIYRKLAEIRHMDPASEIAQEGIKKWYDYLNKIGDYPPTVFKGLGQMYVEDERFTKNIDQFGEGLAEFMCAAMGIFADRYK, from the coding sequence ATAAAAATGAAGGTAAAGGAAGTGGCTGATTTAGTAGGTATCAGTGTGCGGACATTACACTATTATGATCAGATTGGTCTTTTAACCCCAGAATATTCAAATCCATCTGGATATCGTATGTACTCGGATCAGGATCTGGAAAAACTACAGCAAATTATGTTTTTTAGACAGCTTGGTTTTCCGCTAAAGAAAATAAAAGAAATAATGAATGATCCGGGTTTTGACCAAAGAGAGGCTTTGGAAATGCAGCGGAAATTGCTTCTGGAAAAACGAAACAGATTGGATCAAGTTATTAAGACAATTAACAAATCAATCAGGCATATGAAGGGAGAAGTTAATATGAGTAAGAAGGAAAGGTTTGAAGGGTTTGATTTCAGCAATAATCCTTACGAAGACGAAGCGCGTAGACGTTGGGGCGATAATGCGGTAGATCAAACGAATAATAAATTAAACCATATGAATGCAAATGATAAGAAAGAGCTTCAACAACAATTTAACGATATATACAGAAAATTAGCTGAAATACGGCACATGGATCCGGCATCCGAAATAGCTCAAGAGGGAATAAAAAAGTGGTATGATTATTTGAATAAAATAGGAGATTACCCACCAACTGTTTTTAAGGGGCTAGGCCAAATGTATGTCGAGGATGAGAGGTTCACTAAGAATATTGACCAATTTGGCGAGGGGCTAGCAGAATTCATGTGTGCAGCCATGGGAATCTTTGCTGATCGATATAAATAA
- a CDS encoding polyphosphate polymerase domain-containing protein, translating into MAIEIFRRKEQKYLISIDQYNELIHQISPYMRADKFGAEGRYTVSSLYFESKDNKIYFETKNKLRYRQKLRLRVYNDTDKNGTAFFEVKQKHKKVVNKRRMVLPLSEAYRYLENAQGESLELIHTSNLQVLREIDYFRHLYKLEPGMIVSYDRHALHGLYDKNLRITSRYGCARS; encoded by the coding sequence ATGGCAATAGAAATATTTAGAAGAAAGGAACAAAAGTATCTTATATCTATAGATCAATACAATGAATTAATACACCAAATATCGCCATATATGCGAGCTGATAAGTTCGGGGCAGAAGGTAGATATACGGTTAGCAGCTTGTATTTTGAAAGTAAGGATAACAAAATTTACTTTGAAACAAAAAACAAATTACGCTATCGTCAAAAACTGCGTCTACGCGTTTATAATGACACGGATAAAAATGGTACTGCCTTTTTTGAGGTAAAGCAGAAGCATAAAAAGGTTGTTAATAAGCGGCGCATGGTACTACCTTTATCAGAAGCATATCGTTATCTGGAGAACGCCCAGGGAGAGTCTTTGGAATTAATTCATACTTCTAATTTACAAGTATTAAGAGAAATTGATTACTTTCGTCACCTTTATAAACTGGAACCAGGCATGATTGTCAGCTATGACAGGCATGCATTGCATGGCTTATACGATAAAAATCTGCGAATTACCTCAAGATATGGCTGTGCTAGAAGTTAA
- the thiE gene encoding thiamine phosphate synthase, with amino-acid sequence MTYIHRILRKYFIMGSQNCFRPPAEILKEAIAGGITAFQFREKGAGSLSGDAKVELGSELRKICKENQIPFFVNDDVDLAELLHADGIHVGQDDLNVEEIRLRYPDLLLGLSVSNPSEVKASPLHLVDYIGAGPIFATTTKDDAKQAVGTEWIAALRNDFPELPMVGIGGINTENADKVIKAGADGVAVISVITSAKDIKKAVKSI; translated from the coding sequence ATGACTTATATCCATAGAATCCTGCGTAAATATTTTATAATGGGGAGCCAAAATTGCTTCCGGCCCCCTGCTGAAATTTTGAAAGAAGCTATTGCGGGAGGAATTACAGCATTTCAATTTCGAGAAAAAGGTGCTGGTTCCTTATCCGGGGACGCTAAGGTTGAACTTGGCAGTGAACTCAGGAAAATATGTAAGGAAAATCAAATACCTTTCTTTGTTAATGATGATGTAGATTTGGCGGAATTACTTCATGCAGATGGAATCCATGTTGGTCAGGATGATTTAAATGTAGAAGAAATCCGGTTGCGTTATCCGGATCTCCTTCTTGGTTTATCCGTATCCAATCCTTCCGAGGTAAAGGCAAGTCCGCTTCACCTTGTAGACTATATCGGAGCAGGCCCCATTTTTGCTACTACAACAAAAGATGATGCAAAACAAGCCGTGGGAACCGAGTGGATAGCAGCATTACGAAATGACTTCCCTGAACTCCCTATGGTTGGTATTGGAGGGATAAATACAGAAAATGCCGATAAAGTTATTAAGGCTGGCGCAGACGGCGTTGCTGTTATTTCCGTCATTACATCTGCAAAGGATATTAAAAAAGCTGTAAAAAGTATATAG
- a CDS encoding MFS transporter: protein MDKRVYLLTIVSFVVGMVELIIGGILDLVATDLGISLGKAGMLITVFSLVFAIAAPILLSATNKIERKKLTLISLVIFLAGNMLAVISPTYTILFVARIISAASGSLLVVLCITIASNIVKPNYRGRAIGIVMMGVSGSLVLGVPLGLMLGNAFGWRAPFMLISVLTVFSFLGVYFFMGKIAPKPSISLIKQVATLKNRKIFFAQLTTFLFLAGHLTLYAYLTPFLKSTMGLDGTWVSIVYLLFGVAAVFGGGIGGTFADKFGAKPTIIGVIIIFGVAIFSIPYTTFAVPVFLIVMIIWSMMSWAITPALQSYLIEAAPETSDIQQSLNNSALHFGIAFGSFLGGLVIEQSGVEHNATVGGFFVIIALATATISMVKMRSKAIA, encoded by the coding sequence ATGGATAAACGTGTTTATTTACTAACAATCGTTTCATTTGTAGTAGGAATGGTCGAATTAATTATAGGTGGTATACTTGATTTAGTGGCAACAGACTTGGGTATCAGTCTAGGAAAGGCCGGTATGCTTATTACCGTATTCTCACTCGTCTTTGCAATTGCTGCTCCAATTCTCTTATCAGCTACCAACAAAATAGAAAGAAAGAAGCTTACGCTGATTTCACTTGTAATATTTCTAGCAGGTAATATGCTAGCAGTAATAAGTCCAACCTATACCATATTATTTGTAGCTCGAATCATTTCAGCAGCGAGTGGCTCTTTGCTTGTGGTTTTATGTATTACCATTGCTTCTAATATTGTAAAGCCAAATTACCGAGGAAGAGCGATAGGAATTGTAATGATGGGTGTTAGTGGCTCTCTAGTTTTAGGAGTACCACTTGGGCTAATGCTTGGTAATGCATTTGGTTGGCGAGCACCATTTATGTTGATATCTGTATTAACTGTATTCTCTTTTCTCGGGGTCTACTTTTTCATGGGTAAAATTGCTCCAAAACCATCAATTTCTTTAATTAAGCAGGTAGCTACTTTAAAAAACCGGAAAATATTCTTTGCTCAATTGACTACCTTTTTATTTTTGGCAGGGCATTTAACGCTTTATGCGTATTTAACTCCTTTCTTAAAATCAACAATGGGGTTAGACGGGACATGGGTAAGTATTGTTTACTTACTATTTGGAGTGGCAGCAGTATTCGGTGGCGGCATTGGAGGTACATTCGCTGATAAATTCGGTGCCAAGCCTACCATTATTGGCGTAATTATTATTTTTGGTGTAGCTATTTTTAGCATTCCATATACAACCTTTGCAGTACCAGTATTTTTGATTGTCATGATCATTTGGAGCATGATGAGTTGGGCAATTACTCCCGCATTACAGAGTTATTTGATCGAAGCAGCTCCTGAAACCTCAGATATACAACAAAGCTTAAATAATTCTGCGCTTCACTTTGGAATTGCCTTTGGATCTTTCCTCGGAGGGCTTGTTATTGAGCAATCAGGGGTAGAGCATAATGCCACAGTTGGTGGATTTTTCGTTATAATCGCTTTAGCTACTGCTACAATTTCTATGGTAAAGATGAGAAGCAAGGCGATAGCATAA
- a CDS encoding phytoene/squalene synthase family protein produces the protein MRVLKQTSRTFNIPINLLKPTLKKTVASAYLCMRAIDEIEDHEQLSSDTKQQLLRETAKLLKTEFDEEAYVKLVKPYESVLPEVTLRLGDWIEVCPEGITDKVTESTAIMAEGMAKWTEKDWIIHTKEDLDDYTYYVAGLVGVMLSDIWEWYDGTKTDRELAIGYGRGLQAVNMIRNQKEDAERGVQFIPDGWTREDMFTYAKRNLKQADEYIKVIKTRNILLFCRIPLALAKKTLKAMENGQEKMSRNEVEDTVEDIINRK, from the coding sequence ATGCGTGTTTTAAAACAAACAAGCAGAACATTTAATATTCCAATTAATTTACTAAAGCCTACTTTAAAGAAAACGGTTGCTTCAGCGTACCTTTGCATGCGAGCAATTGATGAGATAGAGGACCATGAGCAGCTTTCTTCAGATACGAAACAACAGCTACTCAGGGAAACGGCTAAACTTTTGAAAACCGAATTTGATGAAGAGGCTTATGTAAAACTTGTGAAGCCCTATGAATCTGTCTTGCCTGAAGTAACTCTCAGACTAGGTGATTGGATTGAAGTGTGTCCAGAAGGAATAACGGATAAAGTAACGGAATCCACTGCCATCATGGCAGAGGGGATGGCAAAATGGACAGAGAAAGACTGGATCATTCATACAAAGGAAGATCTGGATGATTATACGTATTATGTTGCAGGATTGGTTGGAGTTATGTTGTCTGATATCTGGGAATGGTATGATGGAACAAAGACGGATCGTGAACTTGCAATTGGCTACGGAAGAGGGTTGCAGGCAGTGAATATGATCAGAAATCAAAAGGAAGATGCTGAACGCGGCGTCCAATTTATACCAGATGGATGGACGAGAGAAGACATGTTTACATATGCTAAACGTAATTTAAAGCAGGCTGATGAATATATCAAAGTAATAAAAACTCGCAATATCCTTCTTTTTTGCCGAATTCCTCTCGCTTTGGCTAAGAAAACATTAAAAGCAATGGAAAATGGGCAGGAAAAAATGTCCCGTAATGAAGTGGAAGATACCGTAGAGGATATAATTAATAGAAAATAA
- a CDS encoding BCCT family transporter: MDFFKRNKLDWPVFIFSGGFLILFILLSLLNSEMVDSAIGLLFGYAAEIFGGYWQLLLLGNFLIGLYLAFSKYGKVRLGKQSKPKYSYFRWIAMILVTLLASGGVFWAASEPMYHYMSTPPLFGGGEFNNIAAAFGQSFLHWGFLAWAILGTLATIVMMYVHYNKGLPLRPRGLLYPIFGEKIYKNSALGTTADVFSVISTVAGTLGPLGFLGLQISYGLNSLFNVPNTLTVSIIIVLSLAGIAAISAATGVDRGILTLSRYNVGLTIVLAVLVLIIGPTMFIIDSFIGGTGFQLQNFLTMSLYRGDHAWLGSWTIFFWGWFIGYAPMLIVFITRISRGRTIRDLIIAVSLVAPIVNNFWFSVVGGTGVFFEKEHPGSISNALNEGGMPAAVLAITDQLPLGMWIGLGFLLVSVIFVATTVDTMSYTVAATLTGNDSPKRWLRVFWALIFGVTTVMILSIGEDSIASIQNSIVITAVPVSLLLLSPLWSAPKIARKMALDQGLIWEREMRKKVDKVEK, translated from the coding sequence GTGGATTTTTTTAAGAGGAACAAATTAGATTGGCCCGTTTTTATATTTAGTGGAGGTTTTCTAATTTTATTTATCCTATTGTCTTTGTTAAATAGTGAGATGGTGGATAGTGCAATTGGATTATTATTTGGATATGCAGCAGAGATTTTTGGAGGTTATTGGCAGTTATTATTACTTGGTAATTTTCTTATTGGACTATATTTGGCGTTTTCCAAGTATGGGAAGGTGCGTTTAGGAAAACAAAGTAAGCCTAAGTACAGTTATTTTCGCTGGATAGCCATGATCTTGGTTACCTTACTGGCAAGCGGAGGTGTCTTTTGGGCGGCTTCGGAGCCAATGTACCATTATATGAGTACACCACCGTTATTTGGCGGTGGGGAGTTTAATAATATAGCAGCAGCATTCGGGCAGTCCTTTTTGCATTGGGGGTTTCTTGCTTGGGCCATTCTTGGAACACTTGCAACTATAGTGATGATGTATGTTCACTATAATAAAGGCCTCCCACTACGACCAAGAGGATTATTATATCCTATATTTGGTGAAAAAATATATAAAAATAGTGCGTTGGGAACTACGGCAGATGTCTTTTCTGTTATTTCAACCGTCGCAGGTACATTAGGGCCGCTAGGATTTCTTGGTTTGCAAATATCCTATGGCCTAAATAGCCTTTTCAATGTCCCAAACACGCTAACGGTAAGTATTATAATTGTTTTAAGTTTAGCGGGTATTGCGGCGATTTCAGCAGCTACCGGAGTAGACCGAGGTATTCTTACGTTAAGCAGATATAATGTGGGGCTGACCATTGTACTTGCTGTCCTCGTCCTAATCATTGGGCCGACGATGTTTATTATTGACTCGTTTATCGGAGGAACAGGATTCCAGCTGCAAAACTTTCTTACAATGAGTTTGTATCGGGGAGATCATGCATGGCTTGGATCTTGGACTATATTCTTCTGGGGATGGTTTATCGGATATGCTCCAATGTTAATTGTATTCATTACTCGTATTTCAAGAGGAAGAACAATTAGGGATTTGATTATTGCTGTTTCCCTTGTTGCCCCAATTGTTAACAACTTTTGGTTTTCCGTTGTTGGTGGAACTGGTGTATTCTTTGAAAAGGAACATCCTGGTTCGATTTCCAATGCGCTAAATGAGGGCGGAATGCCTGCAGCTGTTTTGGCGATTACAGATCAATTACCTTTAGGAATGTGGATAGGTCTTGGATTCCTATTAGTTTCTGTTATTTTTGTAGCAACTACAGTTGATACAATGTCATACACAGTTGCTGCGACTTTAACGGGAAATGATAGTCCGAAACGATGGTTACGTGTTTTCTGGGCACTAATATTTGGAGTTACCACTGTGATGATCCTATCTATCGGGGAAGACAGTATAGCCTCTATCCAGAATTCAATAGTAATTACCGCAGTACCGGTATCCTTGCTCCTTCTGTCTCCTCTATGGAGTGCACCTAAAATTGCCAGAAAAATGGCATTGGATCAAGGGTTAATCTGGGAACGTGAAATGAGGAAAAAAGTAGATAAAGTGGAAAAATAA
- a CDS encoding VTC domain-containing protein encodes MTGMHCMAYTIKICELPQDMAVLEVKVDDSVPLWLTRILQQLNCEQRSASKYCTSMELLKKESLPNGISKELIEIGGR; translated from the coding sequence ATGACAGGCATGCATTGCATGGCTTATACGATAAAAATCTGCGAATTACCTCAAGATATGGCTGTGCTAGAAGTTAAAGTGGATGATAGTGTTCCGTTATGGCTAACAAGAATATTGCAGCAATTAAACTGCGAGCAAAGAAGTGCATCAAAATATTGCACTAGCATGGAGCTGTTAAAAAAAGAGTCCTTGCCTAACGGAATTTCAAAAGAACTAATAGAAATTGGAGGAAGATAA